A section of the Campylobacter lanienae NCTC 13004 genome encodes:
- a CDS encoding ABC transporter permease, translating into MRKRTKAIKFLGILLAFLVIIPVISIFIEFGIYLYQALASSDATRLDEISRNLNHFFDFLFLRFVKDTFIVAFFVLVICAILGVSTAYLISNYNFYLSKILENLLILPLAIPAYILAFVYVGIMDYGGEFQSIFGFRIDIFNIYGVIFVLSMSLYPYVYLLAKSAFKSESKAIYEVGKINGYSEFSIFYKVSIKLAMPSILAGLMLVLMEVLSDYGASAYLGVDTFSAGIFKTWYDLGDAYSSSALSAILMIFVFILMYIEYKQRQKSKFSFNQDISDFITKRNLNRFKSIIAMVYCLIILFIGFILPFLWLGYWGLRDYKLFEIDFYMLSLNSLILAGITGVITTILAFILCFVARVSKGGKFGFWLLKASSVGYAIPGAAIGVSLMIAAAFVGKFFGVGILGVSFGVLIFAYVVRFLATAIYSIDGGFAKIHDSLDEAGYMLRPSYFILMIKLYMPLLKQFFLLSFLVVFIDTIKELPLTRMLSPFSFETLSVKAFWYASDERIYDSALPSFMIVVLSLFILIFTKIFIRAKSAKN; encoded by the coding sequence ATGAGAAAACGCACAAAAGCTATAAAATTCTTAGGAATTTTATTAGCTTTTTTGGTGATTATTCCTGTTATTAGTATTTTTATTGAATTTGGCATCTATCTATATCAAGCCCTTGCTAGTAGCGATGCTACAAGGCTTGATGAGATATCTAGGAATTTAAATCATTTTTTTGATTTTTTATTTTTGAGATTTGTCAAAGATACATTTATAGTAGCCTTTTTCGTGCTTGTGATTTGTGCTATTTTGGGTGTTAGCACGGCTTATTTGATAAGCAATTATAACTTCTATCTATCTAAAATTTTAGAAAATTTACTTATATTGCCACTTGCTATTCCTGCTTATATATTGGCTTTTGTCTATGTGGGGATTATGGATTATGGTGGGGAATTTCAAAGCATTTTTGGATTTAGGATTGATATTTTTAATATTTATGGTGTGATTTTTGTGCTTAGTATGTCGCTATATCCTTATGTATATTTGCTAGCTAAATCAGCTTTTAAAAGCGAGTCAAAAGCGATTTATGAAGTTGGCAAAATCAACGGATATAGCGAATTTAGCATATTTTATAAGGTAAGTATCAAATTAGCAATGCCAAGTATTTTGGCTGGGCTTATGCTGGTTTTGATGGAGGTTTTAAGCGATTATGGAGCTAGTGCGTATCTAGGTGTGGATACATTTAGTGCGGGGATTTTTAAGACTTGGTATGACCTTGGAGATGCCTACTCATCTAGTGCTTTATCTGCGATTTTGATGATTTTTGTCTTTATACTTATGTATATAGAGTATAAGCAGCGTCAAAAGAGCAAATTTAGCTTCAATCAAGATATAAGCGACTTTATTACTAAACGAAATTTAAATAGATTTAAATCCATCATAGCGATGGTTTATTGCTTGATAATATTATTTATCGGATTTATATTGCCATTTTTGTGGCTTGGATATTGGGGGCTTAGAGATTATAAGTTATTTGAGATTGATTTTTATATGCTTAGTTTAAATTCTCTTATCCTAGCTGGTATTACTGGGGTTATTACTACTATTTTGGCTTTTATATTGTGCTTTGTAGCTAGAGTTAGCAAGGGTGGTAAATTCGGCTTTTGGCTGCTTAAAGCTAGCTCAGTTGGATATGCTATCCCTGGAGCGGCTATCGGTGTGAGCTTAATGATAGCAGCGGCCTTTGTGGGTAAATTCTTTGGTGTTGGGATTTTGGGGGTATCGTTTGGAGTTTTGATATTTGCTTATGTGGTGAGATTTTTGGCTACTGCTATCTACTCAATTGATGGTGGATTTGCGAAAATTCACGACTCACTTGATGAGGCTGGATATATGCTAAGACCGAGCTATTTTATCTTGATGATTAAGCTATATATGCCACTTTTGAAGCAGTTTTTCTTGCTCTCATTTTTGGTTGTTTTTATAGATACTATAAAGGAGTTGCCACTTACTAGAATGCTATCACCATTTAGCTTTGAGACTTTGAGTGTTAAGGCATTTTGGTATGCGAGTGATGAGAGAATTTATGATAGTGCCTTGCCATCTTTTATGATAGTGGTATTATCGCTATTTATATTGATTTTTACCAAGATATTTATAAGGGCAAAAAGTGCTAAAAATTAA
- a CDS encoding Fe(3+) ABC transporter substrate-binding protein, translating to MRKVIITALLSASALIGAELNVYSARHYDADFEIYKKFEAQTGIKINHTTAQAPELIKRLQLEGKDSPADIFITADVSNLSEAKNANILAPVDSKVLKDIIPSNLRDKDDMWFSITKRARIIAYNKNANVDLNLVKTYEDLAKPELKGKVLMRSATAPYSKTLLASIIANDGKDEGKKWAKGVLDNLAIAPKGGDRDQARQMIAGVAPFAVVNTYYIGLLKTSKNPKDREVGNSIGIIFPNQDGRGTHINVSGIAMTASSKNQDAAKKFMEFMLSKDIQAMLTNINYEFPVRSDVEPSDIVKEFGKFKEDSIDVSKIADNVKDAVLIYDEVGFR from the coding sequence ATGAGAAAGGTTATCATCACTGCGTTACTTAGTGCGTCAGCCTTGATAGGTGCGGAGCTTAATGTATATTCAGCTAGGCATTATGATGCGGATTTTGAGATATATAAAAAATTTGAGGCTCAAACAGGAATTAAGATAAATCACACAACAGCACAAGCGCCAGAGCTTATAAAAAGACTTCAATTAGAGGGCAAAGACTCGCCAGCTGATATATTTATCACTGCTGATGTGTCAAATTTAAGCGAAGCTAAAAACGCAAATATTTTAGCCCCTGTAGATTCTAAGGTTTTAAAAGATATAATTCCATCAAATTTAAGAGATAAAGATGATATGTGGTTTTCTATCACTAAAAGAGCTAGAATCATCGCTTATAACAAAAATGCCAATGTGGATCTGAATTTAGTTAAAACTTATGAAGATTTAGCTAAGCCAGAGCTAAAAGGCAAGGTACTCATGAGAAGTGCGACTGCGCCATACTCTAAGACACTTTTAGCATCAATTATCGCAAATGATGGCAAAGATGAAGGCAAAAAATGGGCCAAAGGTGTGCTAGATAATCTAGCTATAGCACCAAAAGGCGGTGATAGAGATCAGGCTAGACAGATGATAGCAGGAGTGGCGCCATTTGCGGTTGTGAATACATATTATATAGGGCTTTTGAAAACTTCTAAAAATCCAAAGGATAGAGAAGTTGGCAACTCTATTGGTATAATTTTTCCAAATCAAGATGGCCGTGGAACACATATAAATGTAAGCGGTATAGCCATGACAGCTTCTAGCAAAAACCAAGATGCGGCTAAGAAATTTATGGAATTTATGCTTAGTAAAGATATTCAAGCTATGCTAACAAATATAAATTACGAATTTCCAGTTCGCTCGGATGTGGAGCCTTCGGATATTGTGAAGGAATTTGGCAAATTTAAAGAAGATAGCATCGATGTATCAAAGATCGCTGATAATGTCAAAGATGCTGTGCTTATATATGATGAAGTAGGATTTAGATGA
- a CDS encoding SLC13 family permease has protein sequence MSNPNIPIDKQTNAIQFIGLIGGVIAAMLVYYIMPSNAGEIALAAANGKTLNVNALPIVAAVAVLMGIWWMTEAIALPATALLPMVLFPILGVDTFKNAAAPYASDTIYLFMGGFILALAMQKWNLHTRIALGIVLLVGTSPRRLVAGFMIATGFMSMWVSNTATAVMMLPVGLSVLHLVSKLTGKDNELKQVDANHMDEVARQGTQGGFASAVIHKGKDVVSEIKDKTAAYTSNFGIALMLGIAYAASVGSLGTIIGTPPNALLVAHMKNEFGIEIGFGEWMLMGVPLSIIMLIACWALLVYVLFKPEISEIPGGKEVIHQEYKKLGTMSRAEWLVGGVFVLAALCWIFLGFIFKHYGIKVASLDSVIAMSVAVLLFIIPANSNHERLIDWDTAKKLPWDILILFGGGLALSAQFSKTGLSLWIGHQVSALGFMPIVLIILIVTALVIFLTEITSNTATAAAFLPVIAGVAIGLGYEGQNIMLFTVPVALAATCAFMLPVATPPNAIAYGSGYVRISDMIKAGLWLNIIAIFLITLTIIFLTTTVFGLNI, from the coding sequence ATGTCCAATCCAAACATCCCTATTGACAAGCAGACAAATGCTATTCAATTCATCGGCTTAATCGGTGGTGTTATAGCTGCTATGCTTGTTTATTACATTATGCCTAGCAATGCTGGCGAGATAGCTTTAGCAGCTGCAAATGGCAAAACACTCAATGTAAATGCTCTTCCTATAGTTGCCGCTGTGGCTGTTTTAATGGGTATATGGTGGATGACTGAGGCTATCGCACTTCCTGCTACGGCTTTGCTTCCTATGGTTTTGTTCCCTATTTTGGGCGTAGATACATTTAAAAACGCCGCCGCTCCATACGCAAGTGATACTATATATCTATTCATGGGTGGTTTCATCTTAGCCCTTGCTATGCAAAAATGGAATCTCCATACTCGTATAGCTCTTGGAATTGTCTTGTTAGTAGGGACTAGCCCTAGAAGACTTGTAGCTGGATTTATGATAGCTACTGGCTTTATGTCTATGTGGGTTAGCAATACCGCAACTGCTGTTATGATGCTCCCTGTTGGTCTATCTGTGCTTCATCTAGTTAGCAAACTAACAGGCAAAGATAATGAGCTAAAACAAGTCGATGCAAATCATATGGATGAAGTTGCTCGTCAAGGTACTCAAGGCGGATTTGCAAGTGCTGTTATCCATAAAGGAAAAGATGTAGTAAGCGAAATCAAAGACAAAACCGCAGCCTATACTTCAAATTTCGGTATTGCTTTAATGCTTGGTATAGCTTATGCCGCTTCTGTCGGCTCTCTTGGCACTATTATCGGCACTCCGCCAAATGCGCTTTTAGTAGCTCATATGAAAAATGAATTTGGTATCGAAATTGGCTTTGGTGAGTGGATGTTGATGGGTGTTCCTCTATCTATTATTATGCTGATTGCTTGTTGGGCGCTTTTGGTTTATGTATTATTTAAACCTGAAATTAGTGAAATTCCAGGCGGCAAAGAGGTAATCCATCAAGAGTATAAAAAGCTAGGTACGATGAGTAGAGCTGAGTGGCTAGTAGGTGGGGTGTTTGTCTTGGCTGCGCTTTGTTGGATATTCCTTGGATTTATCTTTAAACACTATGGGATTAAAGTTGCTAGTTTGGATTCTGTTATTGCTATGAGTGTTGCTGTGTTGCTCTTTATAATTCCAGCAAATTCAAATCATGAGAGATTGATAGATTGGGATACAGCCAAAAAATTGCCGTGGGATATCTTAATATTATTTGGCGGTGGTCTAGCGCTTTCAGCTCAATTTAGCAAAACAGGCCTATCTCTATGGATAGGACATCAAGTTTCAGCTCTTGGTTTTATGCCAATTGTGCTTATTATATTGATTGTTACTGCTCTTGTAATATTCTTAACAGAGATTACATCAAATACAGCTACCGCAGCAGCGTTCTTGCCTGTTATAGCCGGTGTGGCGATCGGTCTAGGATACGAAGGACAAAATATAATGCTATTTACAGTTCCAGTCGCACTTGCTGCTACTTGTGCATTTATGCTACCAGTGGCCACTCCACCAAATGCTATTGCTTATGGCTCGGGATATGTGAGAATTAGTGATATGATTAAAGCGGGTTTGTGGCTAAATATCATAGCAATATTCTTAATCACTTTAACAATTATATTCCTTACAACTACGGTATTTGGACTAAATATATAA
- the nosZ gene encoding Sec-dependent nitrous-oxide reductase has translation MYSFIQKPLLFGAGLCLGLSSLFGASELETIMKERNLSEKDVLAAAKTYQPSGRKDEYIVFSSGGQSGQVIVYGVPSMRIYKYIGVFTPEPWQGYGYDSESKAVLKGGAIRGKDITWGDTHHPNFTEKNGEYVGDYLFINDKANPRTAVINLSDFETTQIVVNPIMKSEHGGSFVTPNTEYVIEASQYAAPLDDNYHPIEEYESVYRGAITFWKFDYPKGKIDEKASFSLELPPYMQDLSDAGKGESMGWAFTNSFNSEMYTGGIEKGLPPFEAGMSRNDTDYLHMYNWQILEKLAKDPKNYKIINNHKVIPISVAVANNALFLIPEPKSPHGVDVSPDGRYILVGGKLDTHASVYDFRKIKALIDKKEFANKDPFGIPILDMQKSLHGQVELGLGPLHNAFDSKDGVVYTSLYVDSQIVKWDYKNLKTLDRVNVHYNIGHLDTMEGKSAKPVGKYALALDKLSIDRFNPVGPLHPQNHQLIDIAGAKMELIYDMPIPLGEPHDVVSISASKLKPAMTYKMGTNSRTGEQSVGMTLAGQERIERNGKNVTVYATLVRSHINPEHIEVNKDDNVTIYLTNLERAQDETHGFAIDLYNVHASIEPGKTASVNFVADMEGVFPYYCTEFCSALHLEMMGYLYVKDPNKKYESIKKAKLKELSPAELQAEYKKVIATNKATDDVIQSVVKFLKEKHFEKYPKVKQLVDDALDQYSKIPEVKAKADEAYKKGDINGAILWEYQVWQYMVKTADVGLRAKNNLTKALATPMTAVQARGEEAYLKGGCNGCHVIGQVSSGPDLTGVLLRHENAEKWVFEFIKDPASKYEEDYVKAMINFFNLRMPNQHMSDQEIKDIIEYLKWIDENAGLY, from the coding sequence ATGTATAGTTTTATCCAAAAGCCTTTGCTATTTGGTGCTGGCTTATGCTTAGGCTTATCTAGCCTTTTTGGTGCTAGTGAGCTTGAAACTATCATGAAAGAGCGAAACTTGAGTGAAAAAGATGTCTTAGCAGCAGCTAAAACATATCAACCAAGTGGTCGCAAAGATGAGTATATCGTCTTTAGTTCTGGCGGTCAAAGTGGCCAAGTAATCGTATATGGCGTCCCATCTATGAGAATTTACAAATATATAGGTGTATTCACTCCAGAGCCATGGCAAGGCTATGGCTATGATAGCGAGAGTAAGGCTGTATTAAAAGGCGGTGCTATCAGAGGCAAGGATATCACATGGGGTGATACTCACCACCCAAATTTCACTGAAAAAAATGGCGAATATGTAGGGGATTATCTATTTATAAATGATAAAGCCAATCCAAGAACAGCTGTTATAAATCTTAGTGATTTTGAAACTACTCAAATAGTAGTAAATCCAATTATGAAAAGCGAACACGGCGGTAGCTTTGTAACCCCAAACACAGAATATGTAATAGAAGCTAGCCAATACGCAGCTCCATTAGATGATAATTATCACCCAATCGAAGAGTATGAGTCTGTATATAGAGGTGCTATAACATTTTGGAAATTTGATTATCCAAAAGGTAAAATAGATGAGAAAGCTTCATTTTCACTTGAACTTCCTCCATATATGCAAGATCTAAGCGATGCCGGTAAAGGTGAGTCTATGGGTTGGGCATTTACTAATAGCTTTAACTCTGAGATGTATACAGGTGGTATAGAAAAAGGCTTACCACCATTTGAAGCTGGTATGAGTAGAAATGATACAGACTATTTACATATGTATAATTGGCAAATTTTAGAAAAATTGGCCAAAGATCCTAAAAACTACAAAATTATAAATAACCACAAAGTTATACCTATTAGTGTAGCTGTGGCAAATAATGCGTTGTTTTTAATCCCTGAACCAAAATCTCCACACGGCGTAGATGTAAGCCCTGATGGTAGATATATCTTAGTTGGTGGCAAGCTAGATACCCACGCTAGTGTCTATGACTTTAGAAAGATTAAAGCCTTAATAGACAAAAAAGAATTCGCCAACAAAGATCCATTTGGAATTCCAATCCTAGATATGCAAAAATCCCTACACGGACAAGTAGAGTTAGGCCTTGGGCCACTTCATAACGCTTTTGATTCTAAAGATGGTGTGGTATATACCTCTTTGTATGTCGATAGCCAAATCGTAAAATGGGATTATAAAAATTTAAAAACTCTAGATAGAGTAAATGTCCATTATAATATCGGCCACCTTGATACTATGGAGGGTAAATCAGCTAAGCCTGTTGGTAAATATGCCCTAGCATTAGATAAACTCTCTATAGATAGATTCAATCCTGTAGGCCCACTTCATCCACAAAATCACCAACTCATCGATATTGCTGGAGCAAAAATGGAGCTTATATATGATATGCCTATACCATTAGGTGAGCCTCATGATGTCGTATCTATATCAGCTAGCAAATTAAAACCGGCAATGACTTATAAAATGGGAACTAACTCAAGAACAGGCGAGCAATCAGTCGGTATGACTCTAGCTGGTCAAGAGAGAATCGAGAGAAATGGCAAAAATGTGACCGTATATGCGACCTTAGTAAGAAGCCACATAAATCCAGAGCATATTGAGGTAAATAAAGATGACAATGTAACAATCTATCTAACAAACCTTGAACGAGCCCAAGATGAGACTCACGGCTTTGCTATAGATCTATATAATGTCCATGCATCAATCGAACCAGGCAAAACAGCTAGTGTAAATTTCGTAGCAGATATGGAGGGTGTATTCCCTTATTATTGTACTGAGTTTTGCTCTGCTTTACACCTTGAAATGATGGGGTATTTATATGTTAAAGATCCAAACAAAAAATATGAATCCATCAAAAAAGCCAAACTAAAAGAGCTAAGCCCAGCAGAGCTACAAGCAGAGTATAAAAAAGTTATCGCTACAAATAAAGCCACAGATGATGTTATACAAAGTGTTGTCAAATTCTTAAAAGAGAAACACTTTGAAAAATATCCAAAAGTCAAACAACTTGTTGATGATGCTCTAGATCAATATAGCAAAATTCCTGAAGTCAAAGCAAAAGCCGATGAAGCTTACAAAAAAGGTGATATAAATGGCGCAATACTTTGGGAGTATCAAGTATGGCAATATATGGTTAAAACCGCCGATGTCGGCCTAAGAGCTAAAAACAATCTTACAAAAGCCCTAGCTACGCCTATGACTGCCGTACAAGCCCGTGGGGAAGAAGCCTATTTAAAAGGTGGATGTAATGGCTGCCATGTTATCGGTCAAGTAAGCTCTGGCCCGGATCTAACAGGAGTCTTGCTAAGACATGAAAACGCTGAAAAATGGGTATTTGAATTCATCAAAGATCCGGCTAGCAAATACGAAGAAGATTATGTAAAAGCTATGATTAACTTCTTTAATCTTAGAATGCCAAATCAACATATGAGCGATCAAGAGATCAAAGATATTATAGAGTATCTAAAATGGATCGATGAAAACGCTGGGTTGTATTAA
- a CDS encoding cytochrome C — translation MKKYQLYTLLALILMTIGFTIPVIAYHGVANKIKNNTQIPSYVYPIYNFYTKFQYKNHLIPTEIKNDLAKMIDARVEIGVPSLPVWYVSLEAPNYPKEAFPDGIPVYFHVDGYSGDVHEMNTINHYIGMYPMEYGGNVERAIAPYYLLIATIFMLLYLYYNGKGNFLLLIPTIIAPILFMSAFVGWLYWYGHNMQEWGAFKIKPFMPTALGDGKVAQFTTHSYPAIGFWVMITMSALSILAIFSKNRYLKGNS, via the coding sequence ATGAAAAAATACCAACTCTACACTTTACTGGCTTTGATTTTAATGACTATAGGATTTACTATTCCTGTTATTGCCTATCACGGAGTGGCTAATAAGATTAAAAATAACACACAAATCCCAAGCTATGTCTATCCAATATATAATTTTTATACCAAATTTCAATACAAAAATCATCTAATCCCTACTGAAATTAAAAACGATCTAGCCAAAATGATAGACGCAAGAGTCGAAATCGGAGTGCCTAGTTTGCCTGTTTGGTATGTATCGCTTGAAGCACCAAATTATCCCAAAGAGGCCTTTCCCGATGGAATTCCAGTATATTTTCATGTAGATGGATATAGTGGCGATGTTCATGAGATGAATACCATAAATCACTATATCGGAATGTATCCTATGGAGTATGGTGGTAATGTAGAAAGAGCCATAGCACCATACTATTTGCTGATTGCCACAATATTTATGCTCTTATACCTATACTACAATGGCAAGGGGAATTTTCTTTTATTAATTCCTACTATTATAGCGCCAATTTTATTTATGAGTGCGTTTGTTGGTTGGCTATACTGGTATGGGCACAATATGCAAGAGTGGGGAGCATTTAAAATAAAGCCATTTATGCCAACAGCACTAGGCGATGGCAAGGTAGCACAATTCACCACTCACTCATATCCTGCTATAGGATTTTGGGTGATGATTACTATGAGTGCTCTATCTATTTTGGCGATATTTTCTAAAAACAGATATCTTAAGGGTAACTCATGA
- a CDS encoding nitrous oxide reductase family maturation protein NosD encodes MRKLYLIAILFISTFANELQNAIDNANSGDIIELGSGVYNGNIIINKPLTIDGKDRSAIIKGDGNGDVIKINSSNVKILNLTIENSGNSHTTIDSAISCDSASGVEIINNAIKNSLFGVNFKQCNGSKIVDNFITSKPVDLGLRGDGIRLWYSHDNIVQNNHLSKSRDMVVWYSSNNQIRKNYGEYGRYSLHFMYAGKNLVEENIFKYNSVGIFFMFSSGTTARKNQVLNSTGTFGVGIGMKDTSDFIIQDNILAYNARGLYIDQSPFQPGTTNIYERNEIIYNTIGIQFHATQHKSIFNNNDFIGNMEVAINDTPGSKIDKNEWRQNYFDDYIGFDKNKDGIGDIEYKNFTYIDSLWQYYPNLRLFYGSAVMSILNFIAKIAPFSEPQLLITDTNPLMEPYNE; translated from the coding sequence ATGAGAAAACTCTACTTAATAGCTATATTATTCATCTCTACTTTTGCTAATGAGCTACAAAATGCGATAGATAACGCAAATAGCGGAGATATAATAGAGCTTGGTAGTGGAGTCTATAATGGAAATATCATAATCAATAAGCCACTTACTATTGATGGAAAAGATAGAAGCGCTATCATTAAAGGCGATGGAAATGGTGATGTGATAAAAATCAATAGCTCAAATGTAAAAATATTAAATTTAACCATTGAAAATAGCGGTAATTCTCACACTACTATTGATTCAGCTATAAGTTGTGATAGCGCTAGTGGGGTTGAGATTATTAACAATGCTATCAAAAATTCACTTTTTGGAGTAAATTTTAAGCAGTGTAATGGATCTAAAATAGTTGATAATTTTATCACTTCAAAGCCTGTTGATTTAGGACTTAGAGGTGATGGAATTCGCCTATGGTATAGTCATGACAATATAGTACAAAACAACCATCTAAGCAAGAGCAGAGATATGGTAGTATGGTATTCTAGCAATAACCAAATTCGCAAAAATTATGGCGAATATGGTAGATACTCACTTCACTTTATGTATGCGGGTAAAAATTTAGTTGAAGAAAATATATTTAAATACAACTCTGTTGGTATATTTTTTATGTTCTCTTCTGGGACCACAGCTAGAAAAAATCAAGTTTTAAACTCCACTGGCACATTTGGGGTTGGTATTGGGATGAAAGATACGAGCGATTTTATCATACAAGATAACATTTTAGCTTATAATGCTAGGGGGCTTTATATAGATCAATCCCCATTTCAACCTGGCACCACAAATATCTATGAAAGAAATGAGATAATTTATAATACTATTGGAATTCAATTTCACGCTACGCAACACAAAAGTATATTTAATAACAATGATTTTATAGGTAATATGGAAGTCGCTATCAACGACACGCCCGGATCTAAAATAGATAAAAATGAGTGGCGCCAAAACTACTTTGATGATTATATAGGTTTTGATAAAAACAAAGATGGAATCGGTGATATTGAGTATAAAAATTTCACATATATCGACTCTCTTTGGCAATACTATCCGAATTTAAGGCTATTTTATGGAAGTGCGGTTATGAGTATTTTAAATTTCATCGCCAAAATTGCGCCATTTTCTGAGCCACAACTACTAATCACAGATACAAATCCGCTAATGGAGCCATATAATGAATAG
- a CDS encoding 4Fe-4S dicluster domain-containing protein yields the protein MNRREFGIFSLIAIGGAIGGGMVINKFYEPKSHLRPPGSVENFESLCIKCGQCVQVCPYHSINLLGFDDGINLATAYIDPNKRGCYLCDLFPCILACPSGALDHNTNSIKDIKMGVAIIKDIDRCYANKKISKSDVSSLLERKTYNQREYDAKQIIEDNIDKTCSLCVSSCLVDNAINFIKINDKNIVNISPNCVGCGVCQEVCFANVIEILPNKSYKDIYGD from the coding sequence ATGAATAGAAGAGAATTTGGCATATTTAGCCTTATTGCAATTGGTGGTGCTATAGGTGGTGGGATGGTGATAAATAAATTTTATGAGCCCAAATCTCATCTTAGGCCACCTGGAAGTGTTGAGAATTTCGAATCTCTATGCATCAAATGCGGTCAATGCGTCCAAGTATGCCCATATCATAGTATAAATTTACTTGGATTTGATGATGGGATAAATTTAGCCACTGCTTATATAGACCCAAACAAAAGAGGTTGCTATTTATGCGATCTTTTCCCTTGTATTTTGGCCTGTCCTAGTGGAGCCTTAGATCATAATACAAATTCCATCAAAGATATTAAAATGGGAGTTGCTATAATCAAAGATATAGATAGATGTTACGCTAATAAAAAAATAAGCAAAAGCGATGTTAGTAGCTTATTAGAGCGTAAAACCTATAATCAAAGAGAGTATGATGCTAAACAAATTATAGAAGATAATATTGACAAAACCTGCTCACTATGCGTAAGCTCTTGCTTGGTTGATAATGCGATAAACTTTATCAAAATCAATGATAAAAATATTGTAAATATCAGTCCAAACTGCGTAGGATGTGGCGTTTGTCAAGAGGTATGCTTCGCTAATGTAATAGAAATTTTGCCAAATAAAAGTTATAAAGATATATATGGAGATTAA
- a CDS encoding c-type cytochrome, with product MKKSIIMLLGAIIFLGCSDQKEQQNELVEQNTTTNSITIKKGNSNNSNLSDEWAIYDIDGKKNIKFGIGESNQTTKSIGAIALRRAPLQSINKALLKGQLSKNFITKCSACHDDYANGIIGPSLLDKTNKQIYDMIIAYRTKTKTNILMSDLVNAMSDQEIKDIANEISEFNKQFRSKQ from the coding sequence ATGAAAAAATCAATTATTATGCTATTAGGCGCTATTATATTTTTAGGATGCTCGGATCAAAAAGAGCAACAAAATGAGCTAGTTGAACAAAACACAACTACAAACTCAATCACAATAAAAAAAGGCAATAGCAATAACTCAAATTTGTCCGATGAGTGGGCTATCTATGATATAGATGGTAAGAAAAATATCAAATTTGGAATTGGCGAATCAAATCAAACCACCAAATCCATAGGCGCCATAGCCTTAAGAAGAGCACCACTTCAAAGTATCAATAAAGCTCTATTAAAAGGTCAATTAAGCAAAAATTTTATCACCAAATGTTCAGCTTGCCACGATGATTATGCCAATGGAATTATCGGGCCATCTTTATTAGATAAGACAAATAAGCAAATATATGATATGATAATTGCTTATCGCACCAAAACCAAAACAAATATTCTAATGAGCGATCTTGTCAATGCTATGAGCGATCAAGAGATAAAAGATATCGCTAATGAGATTAGTGAATTTAACAAACAATTTAGGAGCAAACAATGA
- a CDS encoding c-type cytochrome encodes MNLGKAITIFLSILIVILMIFMLANTPSQPTQQSTIEPNQNIKNDENNQNSEFEAEFNKIKELKQSISSNSDGVSKLYLQSCAPCHAKDGSGIIAPSIIKKSKEEILARLYDYKDGKIENSLMKGLLDNVSDENLTILAEEISKFK; translated from the coding sequence ATGAATCTAGGCAAAGCTATAACCATATTTTTATCTATTTTAATCGTTATTTTAATGATATTTATGTTAGCTAACACACCTAGCCAACCAACGCAACAATCCACAATAGAGCCAAACCAAAATATCAAAAACGACGAAAATAACCAAAATAGCGAGTTTGAAGCTGAATTTAATAAGATAAAAGAGTTAAAACAGAGTATATCATCCAACAGCGATGGAGTTAGCAAACTATATCTACAAAGCTGTGCTCCTTGCCATGCTAAAGATGGCTCTGGAATCATCGCTCCATCAATTATCAAAAAGAGCAAAGAGGAGATTCTAGCTAGATTATATGATTATAAAGATGGAAAAATAGAAAATAGCTTAATGAAAGGACTTTTAGATAATGTCAGTGATGAAAATTTAACAATTCTAGCTGAAGAGATATCTAAATTTAAATAA